A region from the Lusitaniella coriacea LEGE 07157 genome encodes:
- a CDS encoding DUF4114 domain-containing protein has protein sequence MSNKILTGLLAATTAFSSFAIADVAQADQLNQDLYDLFRSEYVQTERDALENPETHRLEPGSLVTTGGDVDLFFLTEGATYINRLLYSVNGGGLGGTFDDRQIASNDRELAGFNNDTTMTLGEGETLGSFAEGSVLDFFLHSRGYWEGHSGWMLGADESQNADGLQHIAAYDYFDGTDSWVILSFEDMLGDGSEGSNMYKPNDTPSDRDFNDAVFAIRGVTRGTTSTPVPEPTATLALFGLAAAGFTGLRRRNKASK, from the coding sequence ATGTCCAACAAAATTTTAACAGGTTTACTCGCTGCAACAACTGCATTTTCAAGTTTCGCGATCGCGGACGTTGCACAAGCAGATCAACTCAACCAAGACCTCTACGATCTCTTCCGCAGTGAGTACGTTCAAACAGAAAGAGATGCCCTAGAAAATCCCGAAACCCATCGATTGGAGCCGGGTAGCTTAGTCACCACAGGTGGAGATGTCGATCTCTTCTTCTTAACTGAAGGTGCAACCTATATCAATCGCCTCTTATATTCTGTCAATGGTGGCGGTTTAGGAGGAACCTTTGACGATAGGCAAATCGCTTCAAACGACAGAGAGCTGGCGGGCTTTAACAACGATACAACCATGACCTTGGGTGAAGGCGAAACATTAGGGTCTTTTGCAGAAGGTTCTGTCCTAGACTTCTTCTTACACTCTAGAGGATATTGGGAAGGACATTCCGGTTGGATGTTAGGTGCAGATGAAAGCCAAAACGCTGACGGACTCCAGCACATCGCCGCTTATGACTACTTTGATGGCACGGATAGCTGGGTGATTCTATCTTTTGAAGATATGTTGGGTGATGGTTCTGAAGGTTCCAATATGTACAAACCCAACGATACTCCCTCCGACCGCGACTTCAACGATGCCGTCTTCGCGATTCGCGGCGTGACTCGCGGTACAACCTCCACCCCCGTTCCCGAACCCACTGCAACCCTTGCACTATTCGGTTTGGCGGCTGCTGGTTTCACAGGTCTGCGTCGTCGCAACAAAGCAAGCAAATAA
- the folB gene encoding dihydroneopterin aldolase yields the protein MDKIQLTGIRCYGYTGFLPEEQVLGQWFEVDLTISLDLVAAGESDCIEHTLDYRDAIARVKEIVKTQKYALIEKLATAIAKTILELDKVEQVRVQLSKPAAPIPDFGGRITIDITRSNVMQS from the coding sequence ATGGACAAAATTCAACTAACGGGAATTCGCTGCTATGGATATACGGGATTTTTGCCGGAAGAACAAGTTTTAGGGCAATGGTTTGAGGTGGATTTAACGATTTCCTTGGATTTAGTCGCCGCAGGGGAGAGTGACTGTATCGAACATACCTTAGATTATCGGGACGCGATCGCGCGCGTCAAAGAAATCGTGAAAACCCAAAAGTATGCTCTCATTGAAAAACTCGCCACAGCGATTGCCAAAACAATTCTAGAACTCGATAAAGTCGAGCAAGTCCGCGTCCAATTGAGCAAACCCGCTGCACCCATCCCCGACTTTGGCGGCAGAATTACCATTGATATTACTCGCAGCAACGTCATGCAATCTTGA